The proteins below come from a single Zea mays cultivar B73 chromosome 8, Zm-B73-REFERENCE-NAM-5.0, whole genome shotgun sequence genomic window:
- the LOC100192572 gene encoding uncharacterized protein isoform X1 → MLLAVEGGGFFSSSATGYSHGLALLLLGRKAEEKPVKVSPWNQYRLVDRETEQVYHLPSAKDQAPGKCAPFVCFGCTANGLEVASPPKATSSNALGTGTSQEEASCSANKTLTTSGSISGSERRGCLKSNSKRDSLEHRIVVSEGEEPRESLEEVQTLRSSMERRKVQWTDTCGKDLFEIREFETSDESLSDDDPENEGFRKCECVIQ, encoded by the exons ATGCTACTGGCCGTGGAAGGAGGAGGGTTCTTCTCGTCTTCAGCTACAGGTTACAGCCATGGCCTCGCCCTCTTGCTGCTCGGACGCAAAGCTGAGGAGAAGCCCGTAAAGGTCTCGCCGTGGAACCAGTACCGGCTAGTCGACCGGGAGACCGAGCAGGTGTACCACCTGCCCTCCGCCAAGGACCAGGCTCCTGGGAAATGTGCTCCCTTTGTCTGCTTCGGATGCACGGCTAATGGCCTCGAGGTGGCGTCTCCTCCAAAAGCGACCTCCAGCAATGCGCTTGGTACCGGTACCTCACAGGAAGAAGCATCTTGTTCAGCAAACAAGACGTTGACCACTAGTGGTTCCATCAGTGGCAGTGAGAGACGAGGCTGTcttaagagcaactccaaaagggATTCTTTGGAGCACCGTATAGTGGTGAGCGAGGGTGAAGAACCGCGTGAGTCTTTGGAAGAGGTGCAAACCCTGAGATCTAGCATGGAACGGAGGAAAGTTCAGTGGACAGATACATGTGGAAAGGATCTTTTTGAGATAAGGGAGTTTGAAACAAG CGACGAGAGTCTGTCAGATGATGACCCAGAAAATGAAGGTTTCCGGAAATGTGAGTGTGTGATTCAGTAG